DNA from Chthoniobacterales bacterium:
GCGGCGCAGGTCTTTTACGAGGAGCAGCTCGGCGTGCCGGTGCTTCTCGGCCAGCGGGACGTCATCGAGCGCGTGGCTCTCACCGAAAAGGTGAGTCTCGACCACGTCGCGATCATCAATCCCGAGACGTCGTCCGATCTGCCAATTTTCTGCGAGCGCCTCGAGAAGCTCGATCGTTACAAGGGCTTCGGCGTTCGCGACTCCCGCGCCCTGATGGTGAATCGCAATTATTTTGCGGCCATGATGCTGCAATATGGCCTTGTCGACGGTCTGGTCGGCGGCGTGAGCAGCTACGGCGGCTCGCTGCTGCGGCCTCTCATTCAGCTCGTGAAGCGCTTCCCGCACGCGGACGTCATTGCCAGTGCGATGGTCGTTGCGCTGCCGAACTCGACCTACGGCGACGACGGCGTGCTTTTCTTCAGCGATTGCGGCGTCGTGCCCGATCCCACCATGCAGCAGCTTGGCTCCATCGCCGTGCAGACGGGCATGCTCGCCCGCCAGGTTTTCGGCCAGAAGCCGCGCGTCGCTCTGCTGAGTTTCTCGACCAAGGGCAGTGCGAAAACGCCCGCGACCGAAAAAGTGGCCGGCGCCGCCGCGATCGCCCGCGATCTCGCGACGAAGCTCAACTTTGACATGGCGGTGGACGGCGAACTCCAGGCCGACACCGCACTCGTGCCCGAACTGGCCGGCATCAAGCAGGTCGGCGGCCTTGTCGCCGGCAGGGCGAACGTCCTCATCTTCCCGGATCTGAACTCCGGCAACATCGCGGTGAAGCTCGTGCAGCATCTCGGCGGCGCGCGGGTTTACGGGCAGATCCTGCTCGGCCTCACGCGTCCCGCGGCGGAGCTTTCCCGCGGCACGCATCCCGACGAGATCGCCGCCGTGGCCGCGCTCGTCGGCCTGCAGGCGATCGAATACCGAAAACTTTATCCTACCGAGGAGTCGGCAGTCTGAAAGCGGAGGGATCTCTCTTGAACACGAGCACCCCCCGCGTTTTCATCGCCGCCACCGAGCAAAATGTCGGCAAGACGACCACGTCGCTCGGGCTCTACGCCACCTTGCGGGGGATCTTCAAGTCGATCGGCTTCATCAAGCCGGTCGGCCAGCGCTTCATCGACATCGAGGGCAAGCGCATCGACGAGGATAGCGTGCTCATCCGCGACACGTTCGATACCCAGATTCCGATCGAGGACATGAGCCCGATCGCCGTGGAGCCCGATTTCACGCGGCGTTACATTGAGGCGTCGAACCGCGATCTGCTCGAGCGCCGCATCCAGCATTCCTTCGATCGCGCGAGCTGGGAAAAGGAGTTTGCGATCATCGAGGGCACCGGTCACGCCGGAGTCGGGTCGGTTTTCGACCTTTCGAATGCCCGCGTCGCCCGACTTTTGCAGAGCAAGGTCATCCTCGTGACGACCGGCGGCATCGGCCGCCCGATCGACGAGGGGGCGCTGAATAATGCCCTGTTCGAGAAAGAGGGCGTCGAGGTGATCGGCGTCATCATGAACAAGGTGTTGCCCAGCAAATACGACTACATCGCCGACTTCGGCCGGCGTGGCTTTGCCCGGCTTGGCTTGGAGCTGCTGGGCGTGATGCCGCAGGAGCGCATGCTCTCGGAGCCGACGCTGATCGATGTCTGCGGCGTCATTCGCGGCGAAGTGCTGGCCGGAGGCGCTCTGCTACGGCGCCGTGCCGGCACCGTGATGATCGGGGCCATGCAGCCCGCGAACGTGCTCGATCGCCTCGAGGCGCGCACGCTGCTCGTCGTTCCCGGCGACCGGGAGGATGTCATCCTCGCGGCGCTGTCCCTCGTCGCATCGGCGGCGGAGAGCGAGGAGCACAGCCTCGTGGCCATCGTCCTGTCCGAATCCCTCATGCCCGGTCCCGCTGTGCGCGAAATGATCACGGCCGCGTCCCTGCCGGTGATCGCCTCGCCGATGGATAGCTACACGATCGCCAGTCGCATCCACTCGATGACGGTGAAGACGCTGCCCGGCGACTCCGAAAAGATCGACCGCATCCAGAGCCTCGTCTCCGAGCACGTGAACGTGGATCGCATTCTCGAGAAAATCGGCGTGAAGCGCTGATCTTTCCCGTGGGAGGCGCGCGGCTGTTTCTCCAAAGCCCGGCTTGCGCGCGGCCCGGCGCGGCTTACACTACGCGGGTTTGAACATGCTCAGGAAAATTCATCCGTTGGCGCTCGCACTTTTCGCCGTCACGCCGGGCGCATTCGGCCAGTCCCTGGACGCCTCCGCCGCCGCGGATGTCGCCACCGCCAAAGCAAACCACCTGCTGCATTTCGTGCTGGCGGGCGGCTGGGCGATGATCCCCCTCGCGATCCTTTCGGTGATCGCGCTGATGCTCATCCTCATCTACTTTTTCACGCTGCGCCGCGGGGCGATCGTGACCGGACGCTACATGACGACAGCCGACGCCTTGCTGCGCAAGGGCGACTACTACGGCCTGCTCGCCGTCTCGAACCGTCACGGCGAGGCGGTCGCCCGCATCATGCGCCGCACGCTGGATTTCCTGACGAAGAATCCCCGCGCCACTCTCGCGGATGCCCGTGAGATCGCCGAAACCGAGGGCACGCGGCAGGCTGCTGCCATCAACCAGCAGATCGTCTACCTCGCGGATATCGGCACGATTGCGCCGATGGTCGGCCTGTTCGGCACCGTCGTCGGCATGATCAAATCCTTCAGCGTCGTTGCCCTGGACGTGAATGCGACCAAGCCCATGGAGCTGGCGGCGGGCGTCTCCGAAGCACTCGTGGCCACTGCCGGCGGGTTGCTCGTGGGCATTCCCGCCATGGCCGCCTATGCGTTTTACCGCGGCCGCGCCCAGCGTCTCATCGCCGAGCTGGAGGCTGCGACCACGCAGCTGATCGCCCAGCTTGGCACGCACTACAAACCCGGTGGCCTGAATCCTCCGGAATAAGTCGAAACGACCACCCGCCCCCTGAGTGTCTTGCTATTTCGGATGAAGCGACTCCTTCTTTCCGCCGCCACGCTGTCCCTCGGTGCGGCGTCCCTTCACGCGCAGGAGCCCGAGGTGCGCCGCGCCCTCCCCGCTTCGGACAACACGCCGCCGCCCGTGCGTCGGGCAGAGCCGGTGAATCCCGAGAATTATCGGAATCCCGCGTGGATGGATCGAGTGCGGCCGGCGACTCCGGCCCGGCCCGTTCCGACGCCGCGCACGCCCGCTCCGCCGGTTTCCCAGGGCACTCCGATTCCTGTGGCGACGCCGATTCCCATCGCGACGCCCTTGCCGCTCGAGCCCGATCCCACCCCGGAGCCCGAGGCGACCCCGGAGGCCACGCCGACCGTCGCCGAGGAGTCCTCGGGACCGATCGCGCCCGCGCCCGCCGAGGTCGTGCCGGGGATGAATCGCTCGCTCACGGCCGGCAACGGTTTCTTCCGCCGCAAGATGTATGACATGGCGGTCTACGAGTATGAGAAATTCCTGATCGCCGAGCCCAATGCGCAGGGACGCGACGGGGCGCTGTTCCGATTGGGCGAGAGTCATCGCTTTCTCGGGAACGAGCAGGCCGCGCGCGACGCCTACCGCCGGTTGCTCGCCGAGTCGCAGGAAGGCGAGTTCGTCGGCTCTGCCGCCTACCGGCTCGGAGAGATTTTTTACGCGGAAGGGAATTATGCCGGCGCGCTCGACATGTTTTCGCGGGCGGAGGAAAACGCCGCGAGTGCCGAGGTGAAGCTGAGCGCCGCGTTCTACCAGGCGAACGCCCTCGACAAGCTGGGCCGCCGCCCTCAGGCTGCCGCGCGCTTTGCGAAGATCGCGAAGACCGAGGGGGACAATCCCTACCGCGACACCGCGGAATTCTACGTCGCGGAGGAACTGGCGCGCGTTGGTAAGAAGCCGGCGGCGTATGAGGCCTACGAAAAACTTTCGCGGACGGCGGAGAAGCCGCCGATGAAGGCCGAGTCGATGGTGAAGGCCGCTGCGCTTGCCGCGGAGCTGGGGCACGACGACA
Protein-coding regions in this window:
- a CDS encoding phosphate acyltransferase: MKFIESVYEKLRRHPKRIVFPEGDDPRVLRAAQVFYEEQLGVPVLLGQRDVIERVALTEKVSLDHVAIINPETSSDLPIFCERLEKLDRYKGFGVRDSRALMVNRNYFAAMMLQYGLVDGLVGGVSSYGGSLLRPLIQLVKRFPHADVIASAMVVALPNSTYGDDGVLFFSDCGVVPDPTMQQLGSIAVQTGMLARQVFGQKPRVALLSFSTKGSAKTPATEKVAGAAAIARDLATKLNFDMAVDGELQADTALVPELAGIKQVGGLVAGRANVLIFPDLNSGNIAVKLVQHLGGARVYGQILLGLTRPAAELSRGTHPDEIAAVAALVGLQAIEYRKLYPTEESAV
- a CDS encoding AAA family ATPase; protein product: MNTSTPRVFIAATEQNVGKTTTSLGLYATLRGIFKSIGFIKPVGQRFIDIEGKRIDEDSVLIRDTFDTQIPIEDMSPIAVEPDFTRRYIEASNRDLLERRIQHSFDRASWEKEFAIIEGTGHAGVGSVFDLSNARVARLLQSKVILVTTGGIGRPIDEGALNNALFEKEGVEVIGVIMNKVLPSKYDYIADFGRRGFARLGLELLGVMPQERMLSEPTLIDVCGVIRGEVLAGGALLRRRAGTVMIGAMQPANVLDRLEARTLLVVPGDREDVILAALSLVASAAESEEHSLVAIVLSESLMPGPAVREMITAASLPVIASPMDSYTIASRIHSMTVKTLPGDSEKIDRIQSLVSEHVNVDRILEKIGVKR
- a CDS encoding MotA/TolQ/ExbB proton channel family protein, whose translation is MALALFAVTPGAFGQSLDASAAADVATAKANHLLHFVLAGGWAMIPLAILSVIALMLILIYFFTLRRGAIVTGRYMTTADALLRKGDYYGLLAVSNRHGEAVARIMRRTLDFLTKNPRATLADAREIAETEGTRQAAAINQQIVYLADIGTIAPMVGLFGTVVGMIKSFSVVALDVNATKPMELAAGVSEALVATAGGLLVGIPAMAAYAFYRGRAQRLIAELEAATTQLIAQLGTHYKPGGLNPPE